One part of the Paenibacillus silvisoli genome encodes these proteins:
- a CDS encoding DsrE/DsrF/DrsH-like family protein: MEQTKKKTTIVLFSGDYDKAMAAFIIANGAAAYDHEVTIFFTFWGLNTLRKDEPIKTNKGLLEKAFGWMMPRGANKLGLSKMQFAGMGPKMIKHVIKKHNALTLPQLIELAKEQGVKLVACTMTMDLLGLQKEELQDGLELGGVAAYLGDASEGNVNLFI; encoded by the coding sequence ATGGAACAAACCAAAAAGAAGACAACGATTGTATTATTCAGCGGTGATTATGATAAAGCTATGGCTGCTTTTATCATTGCTAATGGCGCCGCGGCCTATGATCATGAAGTTACGATTTTCTTTACCTTTTGGGGATTGAATACGCTGCGTAAGGATGAACCTATAAAAACAAACAAAGGTTTATTGGAAAAGGCATTCGGTTGGATGATGCCACGCGGAGCAAACAAACTTGGTCTTTCAAAAATGCAGTTTGCTGGCATGGGACCTAAAATGATTAAACATGTCATTAAAAAGCATAATGCATTGACGCTTCCACAACTTATTGAGCTGGCGAAAGAGCAGGGCGTTAAACTTGTTGCTTGTACGATGACCATGGACTTGCTTGGATTGCAAAAAGAAGAACTACAAGATGGCCTTGAGCTAGGCGGCGTAGCTGCATATCTAGGTGATGCATCAGAAGGGAATGTGAATTTGTTTATTTAA
- a CDS encoding sulfurtransferase TusA family protein, with amino-acid sequence MKTDLTVDTKGLACPMPIVKAKKALDSLQTGQIMEVLSTDKGSVNDFQAWVKKTSHELISYDEENGVYRFYVRKV; translated from the coding sequence ATGAAAACGGATCTTACTGTAGATACAAAAGGACTTGCTTGCCCAATGCCCATCGTAAAGGCGAAGAAAGCACTGGATAGCCTTCAGACTGGGCAGATTATGGAAGTTCTTTCGACGGACAAAGGCTCGGTTAATGATTTTCAAGCATGGGTGAAAAAAACAAGCCACGAGTTGATTAGCTACGATGAAGAAAATGGTGTCTATCGCTTTTATGTCCGTAAAGTCTAA
- a CDS encoding sulfurtransferase TusA family protein: protein MSNSEIQVDLTLDCIGLACPMPIVKTKKAIETLQVGQVIEVQATDKGSRADIQGWAKNTGHQYLGTIEENELLKHYLRKSSPNELKQEIKYAHTMTTEELQTKLKSEESIMVVDVREPAEYAFHHVPGAISIPIGELENRMSSLDPEKQIAVICRTGNRSDLACQLLEEKGFNKVFNVVTGMSGWSGPVESLS, encoded by the coding sequence ATGTCCAATTCTGAAATTCAGGTAGATCTAACGCTGGATTGTATAGGACTAGCTTGCCCTATGCCGATCGTGAAAACGAAAAAAGCAATCGAAACACTACAGGTCGGACAGGTAATTGAAGTTCAAGCTACAGATAAAGGTTCACGAGCAGATATCCAAGGATGGGCTAAAAACACGGGCCATCAATACCTGGGGACAATCGAAGAAAATGAACTTTTGAAACATTATCTCCGAAAATCGAGTCCCAATGAATTGAAGCAAGAAATAAAATATGCACACACGATGACGACGGAAGAACTTCAAACAAAGCTTAAATCTGAAGAATCGATAATGGTTGTAGATGTGCGTGAACCTGCAGAATATGCTTTTCATCATGTACCTGGAGCGATCTCAATCCCTATAGGTGAGTTAGAGAATCGCATGAGCTCATTAGATCCGGAGAAACAGATCGCTGTTATCTGCCGTACGGGGAACAGAAGCGACTTGGCTTGTCAGCTGCTTGAAGAAAAGGGATTTAATAAGGTGTTTAATGTTGTTACAGGTATGTCAGGATGGTCTGGACCTGTGGAAAGTTTGAGCTAA
- a CDS encoding MBL fold metallo-hydrolase: protein MTTTNDKIKGMSAKEITPYVLEKKPLFILDVRNETDYKDWKIEGEKITSINIPYFELLEGVESVIDRIPVQDTVLVVCAKEGSSKFVAEQLVEAGRTNVFYLEGGMKAWSEYLEPVKVGDLQGGGELYQFVRIGKGCLSYMVVSNGEAAIVDTLRVTEVFEEFAKSKGAQIKHTIDTHLHADHISGGRKLADQVGATYWLPPKDAQEVVFDYEKLEDGEEILVGETRINIQALYSPGHTIGSTSFIVDNKYLLTGDILFIESIGRPDLAGLAEDWVSDLRNTLYSRYKQLSEDLIVLPAHFGKVTELGEGGLVAARLGDLYRNNPGLNMHDKLEFQRAVTENLPQHPNSYQQIRQTNMGKVTPTNEEQREMEIGPNRCAIHDK, encoded by the coding sequence ATGACTACAACCAACGATAAGATTAAAGGTATGTCTGCAAAAGAAATTACTCCATATGTTTTGGAGAAAAAACCATTATTCATTTTGGATGTTCGTAATGAAACCGACTATAAGGACTGGAAAATTGAAGGAGAGAAAATCACCTCCATCAATATCCCTTATTTCGAATTACTTGAGGGTGTTGAGTCTGTAATCGACCGTATTCCAGTGCAGGATACCGTGCTTGTTGTTTGTGCCAAAGAAGGATCCTCGAAGTTCGTAGCCGAGCAGTTGGTTGAAGCAGGTAGAACTAATGTATTTTATCTCGAAGGCGGCATGAAAGCATGGAGCGAGTATTTAGAACCCGTTAAGGTGGGGGATCTGCAAGGAGGCGGCGAGCTTTATCAGTTCGTTCGTATTGGTAAGGGGTGTTTGTCCTATATGGTCGTGTCGAATGGTGAAGCGGCTATCGTGGACACGCTCCGTGTGACTGAGGTATTTGAGGAGTTCGCAAAATCAAAAGGTGCTCAAATTAAGCATACAATCGATACACATCTCCATGCGGACCATATCTCTGGCGGTAGAAAGTTAGCTGATCAGGTTGGGGCCACCTACTGGTTACCACCGAAAGACGCTCAGGAAGTTGTATTCGACTACGAAAAGCTGGAGGATGGGGAAGAAATATTGGTCGGTGAAACGAGGATTAATATCCAAGCCCTTTATTCACCAGGACATACCATTGGGAGTACTTCCTTTATTGTAGATAATAAATATTTGCTGACAGGTGATATTTTGTTCATTGAGTCCATTGGTCGCCCTGATTTGGCTGGTCTTGCTGAGGATTGGGTTAGCGATTTACGCAATACCTTATACAGTCGTTATAAACAACTTTCCGAAGATCTCATCGTTCTTCCTGCACATTTCGGTAAAGTAACTGAACTTGGAGAAGGAGGTTTGGTTGCTGCTCGACTAGGAGATTTGTATCGCAATAATCCGGGATTAAATATGCACGATAAGCTGGAATTTCAACGTGCTGTAACGGAAAATTTGCCTCAGCATCCGAACTCGTATCAACAAATCAGACAAACAAACATGGGGAAGGTTACACCTACAAATGAAGAGCAACGTGAAATGGAAATTGGCCCTAACCGTTGTGCAATTCACGATAAATAA